One segment of Nostoc flagelliforme CCNUN1 DNA contains the following:
- a CDS encoding phosphotransferase enzyme family protein, protein MTKEFNTQAAENLVAIAEQFAGLGKVTGVKAFGSGNINDTFLVDINSSEEQYFVLQRINTQVFRQPQLIMQNMRTFTEHVRNRLQHTPLNRRWEVPRVLLTKDSLDYCRDADGSFWRAISFIEGSQSFDTMRDRSHAKEIGYALGMFHNLISDLPPEKLADTFQGFHITPLYLQHYEEVLAKTSASQSSEVNYCLQFVSDRQTFAHILENAKVEGKLPLRLMHGDPKINNVMFDTATLQAVSVIDLDTVKPGLVHYDIGDCLRSGCNPAGEESENWDSVYFDTDLCQGILQGYLSVAKAFLTENDYAYIYDAIRLIAFELGLRFFADYLAGNVYFKVKHPEHNLARAIVQFKLTESIESQETQICNIIKDMK, encoded by the coding sequence ATGACAAAAGAATTCAATACACAAGCCGCAGAGAATCTGGTTGCGATCGCAGAACAATTCGCTGGGCTAGGGAAGGTTACAGGCGTTAAAGCATTTGGAAGTGGTAATATCAATGACACTTTCTTAGTAGATATAAATTCTTCAGAAGAACAATATTTTGTTCTGCAACGCATCAACACGCAAGTATTTCGGCAGCCACAACTGATTATGCAGAATATGCGTACCTTCACTGAGCATGTTCGCAATCGGTTACAGCATACGCCTCTAAATCGTCGCTGGGAAGTGCCACGCGTACTATTAACTAAGGATAGTCTAGACTACTGTAGGGATGCAGACGGCTCTTTTTGGCGAGCAATCAGCTTTATTGAAGGCTCCCAGTCTTTCGATACTATGCGCGATCGCTCACACGCGAAAGAAATCGGTTATGCCTTGGGGATGTTCCACAATCTAATTAGCGATTTGCCACCAGAAAAACTCGCCGATACCTTTCAAGGGTTCCATATTACACCGCTTTATCTCCAGCATTACGAAGAGGTGTTAGCGAAAACTAGTGCTAGTCAATCTTCGGAAGTTAATTATTGCTTGCAGTTTGTTAGCGATCGCCAAACCTTTGCACATATCCTAGAAAATGCCAAAGTTGAAGGCAAGTTACCCTTGCGTCTGATGCACGGCGATCCAAAAATTAATAACGTGATGTTTGACACTGCTACTCTGCAAGCCGTCAGCGTCATCGACCTCGACACTGTGAAACCCGGTCTGGTACATTACGATATTGGTGATTGCTTGCGATCGGGTTGCAATCCGGCTGGAGAAGAAAGTGAGAATTGGGACAGTGTTTATTTCGATACCGACCTGTGTCAGGGAATCTTACAAGGTTATCTTTCGGTAGCAAAGGCATTTCTTACTGAGAATGACTATGCATATATATACGATGCAATTCGTCTGATCGCCTTTGAACTAGGATTGAGGTTTTTTGCTGATTATTTAGCAGGCAATGTCTATTTTAAAGTTAAGCACCCAGAACATAACTTGGCAAGAGCGATCGTCCAGTTTAAGCTTACCGAAAGTATTGAATCGCAAGAAACGCAGATTTGTAATATTATTAAAGACATGAAATGA
- a CDS encoding DOMON-like domain-containing protein → MSEQTFSLQPFPSTKSLPNLKIAVNIARNGNKLAIRYILEDNLKEIAIAPPSNTPSRKHELWQDTCFEFFVGIKDSARYWEFNLSPAGHWNVYRFDRYRQGMQEETAFENLPFNVQNQADGLILVLDVDLNKIISAEEVIEVAITTVIKDKDGEITYWALTHRGAEADFHLRDSFIVELC, encoded by the coding sequence ATGAGCGAACAGACATTTTCCCTGCAACCCTTTCCTTCTACAAAATCCCTACCTAATTTAAAAATTGCAGTTAATATTGCCAGAAATGGTAATAAACTTGCCATCCGCTATATCCTTGAGGACAATTTAAAAGAAATTGCAATCGCTCCACCATCAAATACTCCATCACGCAAGCATGAACTTTGGCAAGACACCTGCTTCGAGTTCTTCGTTGGCATCAAAGATTCTGCACGGTATTGGGAATTTAACCTCTCCCCCGCCGGACACTGGAATGTCTATCGTTTTGATAGATACCGTCAAGGAATGCAAGAGGAAACAGCTTTTGAAAACCTTCCCTTTAATGTTCAAAATCAAGCCGATGGTTTAATACTTGTGTTGGATGTAGATTTGAATAAAATCATCTCGGCAGAAGAAGTCATTGAAGTTGCCATTACCACCGTTATTAAAGATAAAGATGGTGAGATAACTTACTGGGCGTTAACTCATCGAGGCGCAGAGGCTGACTTTCATCTGCGGGATAGTTTCATAGTTGAGTTGTGCTAG
- the hflX gene encoding GTPase HflX yields MQKIYGNTQGIKASQIKQLQRLYEENQPADRLITPEFAQALAAITKEIHHPICCYINRRGQIIRIAIGTPNQTQIPPEELPRRSAERLSGIRCVTTQFKSEPPVEASLIAMMRQRLDALVILIATDSEVKEAFLTYLFPDRESPWVISPPLSLDDLTEQEFDELVHEWEREIADAGDGIFLSQEIVSDQDRVLLVGVQTEDVSVQRFEDGLAELVRLVESAKGIVLDTMRQKRDRIHPQTVVGKGKIEEITLLAQKLRANLIVFDRDISASQARNLEQEIGIRVVDRTEVILDIFAQRARTQEGKLQVELAQLEYMLPRLRGRGQEMSRLGAGIGTRGPGETKLETERRTIQRRIGQLQEEVNQLQAHRARIRQQRQQQEIPVLALVGYTNAGKSTLLNVLTNAEVYTANQLFATLDPTTRKVVITEPETQQRRSILLTDTVGFIHELPPALMDAFRATLEEVVEADAMIHVVDLSHPAWESHIASVLEILEEMPEIPEKSLIVFNKVDQVDSETLARVQQEYPEAVFISATQRLGLETLKMRSLQLIDEPVKAIAVPQNSY; encoded by the coding sequence ATGCAAAAGATTTATGGCAATACTCAGGGAATAAAAGCTAGCCAAATAAAACAATTACAACGGCTTTACGAGGAAAATCAACCAGCAGATAGATTAATTACGCCGGAATTTGCCCAAGCCTTAGCTGCAATTACTAAAGAAATTCATCACCCAATTTGTTGTTATATAAATCGGCGTGGGCAAATTATCCGAATTGCTATAGGAACACCAAATCAAACTCAAATTCCGCCTGAAGAATTACCCCGCCGCAGTGCAGAACGCTTAAGCGGAATCCGTTGTGTTACTACTCAATTTAAATCAGAACCACCTGTTGAAGCATCGTTGATCGCAATGATGCGTCAGCGCTTAGATGCTCTTGTAATATTAATCGCAACTGATAGCGAAGTAAAAGAAGCTTTTCTAACTTACCTTTTCCCTGATCGAGAAAGTCCTTGGGTAATTTCACCTCCTCTAAGTTTGGATGATTTAACCGAACAAGAATTTGATGAACTAGTTCACGAATGGGAGAGAGAAATTGCTGATGCTGGGGATGGAATATTCCTATCCCAAGAAATTGTCTCTGACCAAGACAGGGTACTGCTGGTGGGAGTGCAGACAGAAGATGTATCTGTCCAACGGTTTGAAGATGGGCTGGCAGAACTAGTGCGTTTAGTCGAAAGTGCTAAGGGTATTGTACTGGATACAATGCGGCAAAAGCGCGATCGCATCCATCCCCAAACAGTAGTTGGTAAGGGAAAAATTGAAGAAATCACCCTTTTGGCTCAAAAACTAAGAGCTAATCTAATCGTTTTTGACCGAGATATTTCTGCATCTCAAGCCCGCAACTTAGAACAGGAAATTGGCATCCGAGTGGTAGACCGCACGGAAGTAATTCTAGATATTTTCGCTCAACGCGCTCGCACTCAAGAGGGTAAATTACAAGTAGAGCTAGCGCAACTTGAATATATGTTACCTCGGCTACGCGGTCGTGGACAGGAAATGTCTCGATTAGGTGCGGGGATTGGTACGCGAGGCCCTGGTGAAACAAAACTAGAGACGGAACGGCGAACAATTCAACGGCGAATTGGTCAACTACAAGAAGAAGTAAACCAATTACAAGCACATCGCGCCCGCATTAGACAACAACGACAACAGCAAGAAATTCCGGTTCTGGCATTAGTTGGCTATACCAATGCTGGTAAATCTACCCTGTTAAATGTGTTAACTAATGCAGAAGTTTACACCGCAAACCAACTATTTGCTACCCTCGACCCAACAACCCGCAAGGTAGTAATTACAGAACCAGAAACACAACAACGCAGATCGATTCTGCTCACAGATACTGTAGGGTTTATTCACGAACTCCCGCCAGCACTGATGGATGCATTTCGCGCCACATTGGAGGAAGTAGTTGAGGCAGATGCCATGATTCATGTTGTGGATTTGTCCCATCCAGCTTGGGAAAGCCATATTGCGAGTGTGCTAGAAATACTCGAAGAAATGCCTGAGATTCCAGAAAAAAGCTTGATTGTTTTTAACAAGGTTGACCAAGTAGATAGCGAAACCTTGGCTAGAGTTCAACAAGAGTATCCCGAAGCTGTGTTTATATCAGCAACCCAGCGTTTGGGTTTAGAGACTTTAAAAATGCGATCGCTGCAACTAATTGACGAACCCGTTAAGGCGATTGCAGTCCCACAAAATTCATACTAA
- a CDS encoding isoaspartyl peptidase/L-asparaginase family protein, with product MTPTIIVHGGAKTITDDKVAANNAGCTAAVEAGWAVLISGGSAAEAVEAAIRVLETDQTFNAGLGSTLNSDGEVELDAAIMEGSLSWGAVAAVQGIRHPISLARKVMDDKPRLLVARGAERFAVDCGAEMCKKENLVADEQWQEWKEDQKVIDRPNTVGCVALDASGILAAGTSTGGTTKQQQGRVGDTALVGCGLYADNKFGGCSTTGDGESIIPVVLAKTAIDFLSGDRHPDEAAQMAIDALVSKVKGEAGCILIDRQGRVGWAYNSSHMACAYMTEGQDKVAFFTKK from the coding sequence ATGACACCGACCATTATTGTTCACGGTGGGGCAAAAACTATCACAGACGATAAAGTTGCAGCCAACAATGCAGGCTGTACAGCAGCAGTAGAAGCTGGTTGGGCTGTGCTAATCAGTGGAGGTAGCGCCGCAGAAGCTGTTGAAGCAGCTATTCGAGTTCTGGAAACTGACCAGACATTTAACGCTGGTCTTGGCTCAACTCTCAACAGCGATGGAGAGGTGGAATTAGACGCGGCGATCATGGAAGGCTCATTAAGTTGGGGAGCAGTTGCAGCAGTTCAGGGTATCCGTCATCCCATCTCATTAGCACGGAAGGTTATGGATGACAAACCCAGGCTACTAGTGGCGCGAGGCGCAGAACGGTTTGCGGTAGACTGCGGAGCCGAAATGTGTAAAAAAGAAAACTTGGTAGCTGATGAACAGTGGCAGGAGTGGAAGGAGGATCAAAAAGTTATTGATCGCCCTAACACTGTAGGTTGTGTGGCTTTGGATGCTAGCGGCATCCTAGCTGCTGGCACTTCAACTGGTGGTACTACTAAGCAGCAACAAGGTCGCGTCGGTGACACTGCGCTTGTTGGCTGTGGCTTGTACGCTGATAACAAATTCGGCGGTTGCTCAACAACAGGTGATGGCGAGTCCATTATCCCCGTGGTTTTGGCTAAAACTGCGATCGATTTTTTGAGTGGAGACAGACACCCAGATGAAGCAGCACAGATGGCAATTGATGCTTTAGTTTCTAAGGTTAAAGGTGAAGCTGGGTGCATTCTCATAGATCGTCAAGGACGCGTTGGCTGGGCGTATAACTCATCACACATGGCTTGCGCTTATATGACCGAAGGACAAGACAAGGTAGCTTTCTTTACCAAGAAATAA